In Janthinobacterium agaricidamnosum NBRC 102515 = DSM 9628, the DNA window AGGCTGGCGTCGGCCGCCTGCCAGTGCAGGGCCTGCTGATCGGATACCTTCATCACCTTGCCGTCGGCCATCCATTGCACGATGCTGGCCTTGTCGTCGTGTGAAATGCGTACCGCGACGTCGACCAGGTCGAGCTCGTCGGCGACAAACACCACGTTGCCTTGCGCGAAGTGTTTTTCCAGCTCGCTCCAGGGCAGGCGCGCGGTTTCGCTATTGACTTTGGCGCGCAGTTCGGTATCGTTTTCAGGTTTGGTGTGCATGATGGTGTTCGGATGACATGATTAAAAAAGCCGCTGCCGCTCAGATCAACGCTATTGCCGGCAGCGGCGTACCCGCCCATGTTAACCGATAGGCCTGTCCTTTGCGAACATTGCCGACCAGGGCCGGCCGGAAACAGGCCAGGTTGATGCCGCCGGCCCGCCGCACGCTGGGGAAAATCAGGCCCATCGAACCGGCGTCGAGCAGGTGCTTGGCCAGCTGCTGCGAGTGGATATAGCTGGCCGGGTCCAGGCAATTGCCGAAGCGCGGCAAGCCGCGCACATCGTGGAAGCTGGCGTTGAAGTCGGCCAGCAGCGCCTGGTAATTGACGCTATCGTCGAAACGGCCGATTTCCATGTATTCGACGGTTTTATGGAACACGATTTCAGCCAGCGCGGTATCGCTGTCGAATGCGCAATACCATGCGCCGCGTTCGCCATCGTTGAAACGGCTGCCTTCCGGCCGCGCATACGTGTAGGCGGCGTTGATGATGCGGAAGTTCGGCACGCCGAACACCAGTTCATCGACGCCGATGCCGGGTGCGCCGCCGTGTTCGGCGATCAGGCGGTCGTTGGTGGCGTTATCGAGCTCGAACAGCTCGCCCAGGTGGTCGGCATCGTCGGACAGCGGGGCCAGCACCGAGTCTTCCATGTCGGCGAAACGCGAGGGTAGCAGCCGGCAGGTGTCGAACTGGCGCAGCGCGGAGAGCGGCGGCAGGGCGGGGCCGGCCAAGGTCACAGCCCTCCGCGGCGGGCGTCGAGCAGCTTGCGCACGGTTTGCATCGCCAGCAAGCCGCCGGCCAGCATCTGCGACAGCGGCGTGCGGCCGCCGAAAATCTGGTTCTTGTTCGGCAGGCTGACCCACTCATCGGCCAGTTGGTCGCCGTAGAGGATGTGCAATGCCTTGTAAATGCCGAGCAGATAGGAAATGCGCGTGATGCGGTCGACTTCCAGGATACGGTCGGGATTCTTTTTCCACTCATAAAACGCGCTGCTGGACAAGCCGCCGAGCAATTCGCGGGCGTCTTCGTCGCGCAGCTTCCAGGCGGCGATCAGCTTGAAAAAGCCTTTCAGCGCGGATTTCGACAAGCGCTCGCGCTCGGCCCTGGCGTTCAGATCGACCAGCACGGCCGGTTCAAAGCGGCTTTTGGGGTAGGCGTAGGCTAGATTCATCATCACTCCTTTTATGGATTATTTATACTCCATAAAAGGTTTTGTGGCAAGCGTGGCGCGCGCTCCTCAAGGCGTGAATTCAATACTGATGCCGGCGTCCGCTTGTTCCGGGTAGCGGGTCGAAAAATCGTAGCGCGCCTTCAACTCCGGCTGATCCCAGGGCGCAGTCCGCGCGCAGCGGTAGTTGAACAGCAGCTCCAGCGGCCGTGGCGCGTGCACGATGACGCGGGCGATCGCCTCGGCATCGGGATGGTTGAAGTAACTGCCGTCGCTGGAAATGATATAACGTTGACAGCACAGGCGATGCAGCAGCGCGGGGCTGATATTGCCGCGGCTGCCATGATGGGGCAGCTTGACCAGGTCGAGCGGCAGCCTGGCTTGCTGCCGCATCCCCGGCAAGCGCTTGAGCGCGGCTTCGATGACTTGCGGATGCGCATCGCCCGGCAGCAGGCAGCGAATCGCGCCGTATTCGAGCAGCAGGCCGATGCTGCTGCCATTGGCGGGCGCGCGGTCGGCGCTGAATGGCTGCGCGGCCAGCGCCTCGACATCCAGCGCGGCGCCGCTGGCAAAGCTGGGAACGGCGAGCCGCCTGATGGCCGCCAGGCGCTGCATGTCTGCTTCGGTGCTGTCGGGAGCGAGTCCGGCGCGTAGCAATTCCTGGTCCCAGTTCAGGCGCAAGCGCCGCAGTTGCGGCGCGGCCGGCGACAGGATGACGGCGCTGGCCTCGCCTGGCAGGACCAGCGGCGGCAGCGGGCCCGGCGCCGCCATCACCGGGCCGCCGTTAAAAGGGCGATTCCACGCGATGTTGCGGGCGCGTATCAAGGCACTCAGATATTCTCCCTGCACGACCCCGTAACTTTGCTGCGCCAGCCGTTGGCCGGAGGTCGCCGCGCCGCTTAATTGATGCAGGCCGTTGTACCAGATGTCGCTGACCGACAGTTGCAGCTCCCGGTCGCGCAGCAGCTTGATGATGCCTTCGATATGATCGCCATCAATATGCGTGGCGATCAGCAGGTCGATGCGCCGTTGTCCCCGCGGCAGGCGGTTCACGCGCCGCCTTAGCGCCTGGTAGGCAAAGGCAGGTCCGCCGTCGATCAGGATGCGGTGGGGATGCGCGGGGTCGCCATATTCTATCCACACACAATCGCCGTGGCGCGCAGCGAGAAATTCGATGCGGAACATGGCTGCCATGGTTCACAGCGCAAACTGCGGAAACGGCCAGGCTCCCGCCTTTGAACCGCGAGCCAGGTGGCGCCGCAGCGCCGCATCGGCCAGCGCATAGCCCCAGTTGACCAGCATGCCTTGTTCTTCCTCGGAAAATCGGTTGAGCCGGGTGCGTATGCCGGCCAGTTGCCGTGAACGCGCGCTATCCTGGCTCATCGGGTCGGCCAGCCCGTAGTTGCCGATGGCGCTGGCGATGCCCCAGTACGCTCCTTTGCGCACGCCATTGTGCAATTCGCCCAGCAACTGGCGTTTGCGCAGCGCGCGCTGCTGTTCGGTACAGATATCGAGTACCCGCAGCAATTGCCGCGGCCATGACGACGATGGCGTGGGGTTGATGGCGAACGGTTTTCCGGCGTCGCTGACCAGCACGGTGTCGTAGCGGCGCCATACCGATTCCAGTCCCATATTGTCGTAAACGCCACCATCGGTCAGCACCATGCGCCGGCGCAAAGCGGGATCGCCGGATCGCAGCGCGCCTTGCGTGATGCGCCATTGGCACGGATCGGTGTCGATATAGACCGGCGACAGCCATGGCGGGAAACCGCTGGACGCGGCAACCACGCGGGCCAGCGGCAGCGCCGGCAAGTCCAGCATGCCGAGCTTGTAGTCGGCCAGGTATTTGCGCGACATGCGCACGCTGGCGCCGGTTTGCAGGCTGGTTGCGTAGAAGACAAAGGCGGGATTTCTGCTTTCGTCCGGCAAGTCTTGCAGTGTCGCGGCGCCAAACAGCCCTTGCCGGTATCTGGCCTCGAGTTGTCCGCCTATGCCGCTGCGCGGTGAAAACAGGCCGCTCAAGCCAGCCGATATGTCGATACCCTTCAGGCAAAAGCGCATCAGCGGTTGCGCCACGACGGTACTGAAATTGTCCGCGATACCGCCGCTGAAGTGCAATTCCGGCCAGTGCAGCGCCAACACGGCGTTGGTGATCGATCCGCCCGACACGCTGGTGATGCGCTTGACCGACGACAGCATGCCGAGTTCGTTGAGCCGCCACAGCGAACCCAGATTGAACAGCGCGGCGCGAAACCCGCCGCCCGATAGCGCCAATCCCGTGCCTGTCTCTGCCATCATTGCCTCGCCTGGCTGGTCATGCCATCATTTCATGTCACCGCGTCAGGCGAGGGCGGCCAGCCGTACCGCGGGATCGCCGACGATGACGTAATTGCGCGCGTCGTTGAGCGCGGTCCACATGCCGGCTATCCGCGCATGGTCGATTTTCCTGCCGTTGCGGATACGTCCCAGCTCCTCGGTCAATCCTGCCGCCAGCACGGCATGGCGCAGGCCGAAAATATCCATCGCATGGCCGACGGTATAACCATCCATCAGGCTGCACAGCAGGTCTTCGAACATGCCGATCTGTGCCGCCTTGGCTCCCGGCCACATGAAGGAATAACCCCAGGCCCGGTCGACATGGCCGATGAAGGCCAGCGCGCCGCCGCCGGCATGTCCCAGCAGTTGCTGCGCCAGCGGCGCCAGCATCGGCGCGGCGGCAATCCGGCGCGGGGCTTGCCGCGTGCCCGCCGCAAAGTTGTCGAATTGCGGCGTGCCGGCGCTGTAGCAGGCAAAATGCAGGCTGACCAGGCCGGCCGGACTAGGCCCGCGGCGCGCGTCTTCGCCGGAAAAGAAGAACGCCGGCGGCAAGGCGCCGGCGTGCGCCAGTGGGCCGGGCCAATCCTGGCAAAGCAGCGCGCCCTGGCAGCTGGCCTGGCGTGCGTCGCCGGCCGGGAAGCCGACGCCGTGGCTGGCGGTGAGCAGCAGCGCCGGATCGCGCCGGCTGCCGATCAGGCCGGCCAGGCATGCCTTGTCCGCATCGTTGCCCAGATGGCTATCCAGCGACCAGCCTGGCGTCCGGCGCGTGGCGCAAGCGCTGGACAAGGCGCTGGACAAGGGGCGCGCCAGATGTTCAAGCGACAAGGCGGTCGCCTCGTCGTCGGGATTGGCGGGGGCGAAGAGCGCGACCCGGCGTGCCCGCCGCAGCTTGCCCTGTTCCGCATCGACGACGCTGCGGGCGTAATTGGCCTATTGCTCCAATGTATCGAAGGCGATGCGCCCTACCGCATATTGCACCCCCAGTTGATGCTGGAAAGAAAAAGGAATCTGATGCGGCGTGCCGACCAGCAGCACATAATAGGGCAAGCGCAGCGGATTGGGCGCCTGTCCCGGCGCACTGTCATTCTCGATTAAAAAGTCGTCGCAGGACATGCCGGGCCGATATCCCCGGCTGGCGCGGTATTCCCGATAGCAGGGCTTGTGCTGGTTGGCCTGGGCTTGGCGCCAATTCAGCAACGGCGCCAGTGCAGCGTGGATGCCGGGTTCGGCGGCGCTGTGGAACAGCACTCCCCAGCCGGCCTGCGCCAGTTGTTCGGCATCGATCCCGTAGCCAGGCGCCAGATGGGGTTCTGCCTGCGCCAGCTTATGCCTGGCGCCGCATGCCGCAGGATGCGCGGGGAGGCCGAGCGCGAGGGCGGAAAGCTGCTCCGGCGCCAGGGCCGCCTCGATATAGCGGCCGCTGGCGCCATTGACGCCATTGGGCGCGCAGCGGAGCGCCGGGACCGGTGCCTGAAGCGTGTTCATTGCTTGCAGGACTTATAGGGAGCGTTGGGCGCCGCGCCGTCTGGCGCCAGCGCCTCGCGCCTGACGATGCCGCAGGCGAGCCTGACTAGCGAACTCATCCTCAAGTCCCACAGTTGCGGCAGCTCGCCGCCGGTGACAATCAGTTCGCCATTTTCAGACAGCGCCACCGGCAGTGCCGCCGCTTTGCCCGTCAGCGTGCGGCCCAGCCTGCGATAAGGCAGGCTGGCGGCATCCCACAGCATGATGCGGCCATCGCGGTCGGACGACAGCATCACAGGCCGGGCGCCGCCGCTGAACGCCAGCGCGCTGATATCGACTTCATGCAACTGGTCCAGCGGCTGCCGTGCGCCGGTCGCGACATCGACGATGAAAATATCGTGTTCGGTGGTGCCCAGTGCGACATGGCTGCCGTCCGGCGCATAGGCGAGCGCCGAGACGAGCAGTGCCGGTATCTGTTGCGGACCGGTGTTGGCCGCCCGCTGTATCTTGCCCTGGGCGCTGACGCTCCAGAAGGTCAGGCTGATCTCGCCGCTGATCGTGGCCAGCTGGGTGCCCAGCGGGTTGAACGCCAGTTGCTGTATCTTGGCCTGCTGGTCTACGGCGACGCTGTCGAGCAAGCGCGGCTGGCGCGGTACGCCGACGTCGTACAGCGAGAGAGTATGGCCGGCCGCCACCGCCAGCGTCGCGCGGCGCGGGTCGGGATGGAATGCCAGCCGATAGCGCGCCGATTTTTCGGCGCTCCCCGGCAATTGCGCCAGCAGCTGGCCGGCGCGGTTCCACAGCATGATTTTCTCGCCGGCCTGGCCGGCGGTGGCGATCAGCGTGCCGCTGCGATTCATCGCCAGCGCTGTCAAGCTGGCGGTGCGCACCTCAAAAGGCGTTTGTTTGGCGTAGCCGTGAAGCGTGGCGTCCTGCGCAATCTGTAACGCGACCTGGTGCGACGAGCCGAGTGCGACGGTGTGGCCGTCGGCCGACAGCGCCACATGGCTCCAGCCGCCGGCGCCGGCGGAGCCGCGCGGAACGATGTCGAAGGCCTGCGTCGGCAGGGGCCTGGTGTTGTTTAAATCGATTAACGACAGCGTGCGGCTGCCGCCAACCGCCAGGATGGACGCGGAGTAGGGCGCGAACGCGACGCTGTACAGACGCTCCGGAAAGCGCAGTTGCAACGGCGCCCGGTAGTAGGCGTCGCGTCCTTGCCGCTTATCGAATAGCGGATCGACGTCGACGGTCTTGCTTTCTCCGCCGACAAAGGCCAGCCACTTGCCGTCGGCGGAGAAATCTGCGGCGAATGCGGGAGCATCGGATTTTCCATAGCTGCCCATCGCGCTTGCCAGTTGCGGCACGCCGGTCGCATGATCCCATACGGCGACGCGGCTGCGCCGTTCCGTGATCGCGTCGTCTATCCGCACTTCCGCCCAGCCGCTGGCGGCGAGCCGCTGCTTGACCGCATCGTAGCTCAAGCCATAGACCCCGGCCTTGCCTGGGGCGCCATGATGGCCATTGTCGGCCAGATTCAGCCGCATGGTGCGGACCAGTGCCCGGGCGGCGCCGTCGGCCGCGTTCCACGGCCATAGCCAGATATAACCGTTGAAATCGCCAATCGCCAGCCGATCCTGTCCCACGAAGGCCAGCGCATATATCTTGCCGGCGCCTTTGGCCGCGCCCTGGAAGCGCGCCCGCTCCAGCGGCGCGGCGGGATCGCTGATATCCCACACCACTACTTGCCGGTCCCATATGCCGACCGCCAGCGCGCGCTGGTCCGGGCTGAAGGCGAGCGTGGTCAGCCTGGCGCCCGCATGATGCTTTTCGCTGAGCAGCCTGACGCCGGGTTTGCCGCCCGTGAAAGTGCTTGCCCACAGGCGCAGCGTGCCGGCCGCGTCGGCGCTGGCCAGCAGGCTGCCGTCGGCATTGAACGCGACGCAATACACCATCGCCGGGTGCGGGATGGCAGTGATTTGCTTGCCGCTGCGCAGATCCCACAAGATGACCGATTTGTCGAAGCTGGCGGAGGCGATCATGGTGCCGTTCGGGTGAAAGGCAAGCTGGCGTATCGAGGCGTTATGCCCGTTGAAGACTTGTTTGGTCGGCGGCACCACCACCAGCCCGGACAGCAGTGCGGCACGGGTCAATTGTTGCGGATCAGCCAGTGCACCCGCCGCCACTTGTTTGGCCGGCGCCGCCAGCAGCAAGTCGTGGGCGCTCAATCCCAGCCGCAGCGTTTGCGCATATTGGCCTTGCGGCAGCGTCAGCGCATCGCCGCTGACGCTGCGTATTTCGTTGATGCTATAGGCAATATAGAGTTCGTTGCGCAGCCGCTGCTGATTACGCCACTGATATGTCAGGCAGCCCGCCAGCACCACCATGACCGCCATCCCGCCGCGCTGCCAGAGGATCTGGCGCCGGTTGCGGCGCTGCTGCTGCAGGATCGAGCGGGCATCGTTACTGGCGGCGATGCTGGCGCTGAGGTAGTCCTGTTCGTTTTTATCGGCGTCGCCGCGATGCGCTTCATACCAGTTGCTGGCGTCGCCGATCGCGCTATCGGACAGCAGCATATTGTCGCCGCGTCCCTGGGCGTCCCATAGCGCCGCCTGCCGCTGGAACGGGGTCAGGTTATGCTGCTGCCAGAGTTCGTTGCGCTCCAGGATAGGCGCGACCAGCCGGTCATGGGTGATTTCGATCCACTCGCGGCCGTTGCGCCGGTCGTAGCGCAATAGATGCTCGCTGACCAGCAAGTCTATGCTGTGGTTATCCAGCCCATGCGTGGATCCCGTTTCGCGCAGGATTTGGGCGCGCAACGACTTGGCGACGATCAGGTATTGATCGATCCACGCGCGCAGGCGGCGTTCCGCGACGCCGCCGATCGCGGCGGTGGCGGCGATGACGCTATCGTAGAATTCCCCGAGCGCGTCGTCGACGGCGCCCGATTTGCGCAATTCGGCCGGCCCGAGGTTTTGTTTCAGGTGTAAATCCCACAGCCGGCGGCAAACCACTTGCAGCTGTACCGGCTCGACATGCGTACCGATCGCCAGGTGGTGCGAGTCGCCGGTCTGGACCCGCACGGTGGCCAGGTCGTCGGCCAGTTCGGCGATATGTTGCGGGTCGAATGGATGGCCGGCCGCGCTGGCCGGCCCGCTGATGGCCTGGCAGGCCTGGCCGCGGTTGAGCAGGTTGAGGCGGTAGCGGGTCAGCAGCGAGGTGGGCAGCAAGTGGCTGTAGACGTCGATGTCGGCGATGTGATCTTCGCGGATGACGAAGATGGCCCAGCGCCGGCGGTCTTGCAGCGCTACCGCGAGTTCCAGGAAAAACTCCAGTTTCAGGGCGTGGTCGGTCGGGTCCAGCGTGCAAATTTCCTCGAACTGGTCGAAGATCAGCACTTCGAGTGCCGAGTCCGGCGGGCCGTCCTGCGGCTGGTGCGGACGCGCCTCCAGATAGGCCGACAAGGATAGCGGCATGGCTGCCTCGATGGCGTTGCGCTGCTGTTCGTCCAGGTCCGACGACAGACATTCGGTGACGCTGTAAAGGTAGCGGTTGCGGCTCTGGCTGCTGTTGTCCGCGGCCAGCAGATTGACGCGTATGGCGGGCAGTACCCGGAAATTTTCTTGCTGGCGCAGCAGTTTGATCAGGCCCGCATTGATCAGCGAAGTCTTGCCGGCGCCGGATGGCGAATACAGCAGGATCAGCCGCTCGGCAACCAGCAAGTCGCATAGATCCCGGGTTTCGTTATCGCGTCCGAACAGGGCATCGTCCGCTTGCAGCGGCCGCGGACCGACGAAAGGATTGGCGCGGACTTTGGCGCGGCGCTCATTGATCTGTTCGGGTTGCATGATTGCCCCACTGCCGGGTTAATTCATCGACAAAGCTTTCCAGGCTTGAGTCATAGATCTCGACATTGCGATTCGACGTGAAATATTTTCTTAAATAGTCGCGCGCAACCTTCGGTTCTATCATGCGTCCTTCCAATGGCTCGATCTGTACCGCGATGTGGGAATACTGTTCGCTGCTGCGGTTGCCCTCGCGGCGCAGCAGTCCACGAAACAGGGTGCGGAAATCCCAGTCGTCGAATTGAAAACCGAGAAAGACCAATCCCTTTTGCGCGAATACCCGCCGCATGTACGGCGCCAGTCCGGTCACGGTATTGGCCTGGTTGCGCGTAAAGCCGACCAGGAAATCGAAATAGTCGTCCTCGGTCAGCACCACGGTGGAGGGCGCGCTCATATTGCCGAAGACTTGAAATACCAGCGGCCGTTCGATGCTGGGGCGGTAGCCCGGTTCCGTGTCGAACACCGACTCGGGCCAGTCCGCCTCGTCGTTCTTCTCGAATTCGCGCCAGCGGCATACCACCACCGCGGGCTTTCGGTCTTCCGCTGCCAGCGCCTCTTCCAGCAGATTGTCGCGGTTGGTCGTCACGTAGGTGGTAAAGGGCAGGCGCGCCAGCTTGCTGTAAATGTCTTGCGCCTGACCCGATGCCGCATCGGTTTTGCGCAGCGACTGGCCGACCACGCTGACCAGTTTGGCCAGCGAATAATCCTTGCCTTTTGCGTTGCGCATGTCCAGCGGTAATTCATCGCGGTATTTGCTGCTGATTTCTTTTTTAAATGCTTTCTTAATTGCTCCAACGGAAAATTACGATTGCGGCTATAGGCCAGGTATTGGGCCACCTGCGGCAAGTCGTCGCGCTGTTGCGGCGCCATCGGAAAGCCATAATGGTCGGCCCAGCGCGCGGCGATGTCGCGTGACGAGCCGATGATGCCTTCCGCCAGGCCGGGCCCCAGCACCAGCACGGTATGGTCGCCGCTGATATCGGTCAGCAAGGCGTCCCAATGAAAACTGCCGCCGTTGCTGGCGCTGTTGCCATACCATAGGGCTCCCCCTTTGAGGCGCATGAAAAGTACCGGCATCCACCAGTCTGCGCGCTGGCGTATCTGGCCGCGCGCCACCGCCATGGCGCTGTCGATCTGGCCGTGCAGCCGTAATTGCTGGAACAGATGCGGCATGAAAATGGCGACGCTGGCCATGCTGATGTTGCCTTGCATGCCGATCACCGCCGGCACGCCCGCTTCCAGCAAGCGCGGGCCGAGTGCGGTCAGGGCGCGGCCTTCCTGCAAG includes these proteins:
- a CDS encoding patatin-like phospholipase family protein; the protein is MMAETGTGLALSGGGFRAALFNLGSLWRLNELGMLSSVKRITSVSGGSITNAVLALHWPELHFSGGIADNFSTVVAQPLMRFCLKGIDISAGLSGLFSPRSGIGGQLEARYRQGLFGAATLQDLPDESRNPAFVFYATSLQTGASVRMSRKYLADYKLGMLDLPALPLARVVAASSGFPPWLSPVYIDTDPCQWRITQGALRSGDPALRRRMVLTDGGVYDNMGLESVWRRYDTVLVSDAGKPFAINPTPSSSWPRQLLRVLDICTEQQRALRKRQLLGELHNGVRKGAYWGIASAIGNYGLADPMSQDSARSRQLAGIRTRLNRFSEEEQGMLVNWGYALADAALRRHLARGSKAGAWPFPQFAL
- a CDS encoding RES family NAD+ phosphorylase, whose amino-acid sequence is MTLAGPALPPLSALRQFDTCRLLPSRFADMEDSVLAPLSDDADHLGELFELDNATNDRLIAEHGGAPGIGVDELVFGVPNFRIINAAYTYARPEGSRFNDGERGAWYCAFDSDTALAEIVFHKTVEYMEIGRFDDSVNYQALLADFNASFHDVRGLPRFGNCLDPASYIHSQQLAKHLLDAGSMGLIFPSVRRAGGINLACFRPALVGNVRKGQAYRLTWAGTPLPAIALI
- a CDS encoding MbcA/ParS/Xre antitoxin family protein translates to MNLAYAYPKSRFEPAVLVDLNARAERERLSKSALKGFFKLIAAWKLRDEDARELLGGLSSSAFYEWKKNPDRILEVDRITRISYLLGIYKALHILYGDQLADEWVSLPNKNQIFGGRTPLSQMLAGGLLAMQTVRKLLDARRGGL
- a CDS encoding SIR2 family NAD-dependent protein deacylase, with the protein product MVGQSLRKTDAASGQAQDIYSKLARLPFTTYVTTNRDNLLEEALAAEDRKPAVVVCRWREFEKNDEADWPESVFDTEPGYRPSIERPLVFQVFGNMSAPSTVVLTEDDYFDFLVGFTRNQANTVTGLAPYMRRVFAQKGLVFLGFQFDDWDFRTLFRGLLRREGNRSSEQYSHIAVQIEPLEGRMIEPKVARDYLRKYFTSNRNVEIYDSSLESFVDELTRQWGNHATRTDQ
- a CDS encoding WD40 repeat domain-containing protein — its product is MQPEQINERRAKVRANPFVGPRPLQADDALFGRDNETRDLCDLLVAERLILLYSPSGAGKTSLINAGLIKLLRQQENFRVLPAIRVNLLAADNSSQSRNRYLYSVTECLSSDLDEQQRNAIEAAMPLSLSAYLEARPHQPQDGPPDSALEVLIFDQFEEICTLDPTDHALKLEFFLELAVALQDRRRWAIFVIREDHIADIDVYSHLLPTSLLTRYRLNLLNRGQACQAISGPASAAGHPFDPQHIAELADDLATVRVQTGDSHHLAIGTHVEPVQLQVVCRRLWDLHLKQNLGPAELRKSGAVDDALGEFYDSVIAATAAIGGVAERRLRAWIDQYLIVAKSLRAQILRETGSTHGLDNHSIDLLVSEHLLRYDRRNGREWIEITHDRLVAPILERNELWQQHNLTPFQRQAALWDAQGRGDNMLLSDSAIGDASNWYEAHRGDADKNEQDYLSASIAASNDARSILQQQRRNRRQILWQRGGMAVMVVLAGCLTYQWRNQQRLRNELYIAYSINEIRSVSGDALTLPQGQYAQTLRLGLSAHDLLLAAPAKQVAAGALADPQQLTRAALLSGLVVVPPTKQVFNGHNASIRQLAFHPNGTMIASASFDKSVILWDLRSGKQITAIPHPAMVYCVAFNADGSLLASADAAGTLRLWASTFTGGKPGVRLLSEKHHAGARLTTLAFSPDQRALAVGIWDRQVVVWDISDPAAPLERARFQGAAKGAGKIYALAFVGQDRLAIGDFNGYIWLWPWNAADGAARALVRTMRLNLADNGHHGAPGKAGVYGLSYDAVKQRLAASGWAEVRIDDAITERRSRVAVWDHATGVPQLASAMGSYGKSDAPAFAADFSADGKWLAFVGGESKTVDVDPLFDKRQGRDAYYRAPLQLRFPERLYSVAFAPYSASILAVGGSRTLSLIDLNNTRPLPTQAFDIVPRGSAGAGGWSHVALSADGHTVALGSSHQVALQIAQDATLHGYAKQTPFEVRTASLTALAMNRSGTLIATAGQAGEKIMLWNRAGQLLAQLPGSAEKSARYRLAFHPDPRRATLAVAAGHTLSLYDVGVPRQPRLLDSVAVDQQAKIQQLAFNPLGTQLATISGEISLTFWSVSAQGKIQRAANTGPQQIPALLVSALAYAPDGSHVALGTTEHDIFIVDVATGARQPLDQLHEVDISALAFSGGARPVMLSSDRDGRIMLWDAASLPYRRLGRTLTGKAAALPVALSENGELIVTGGELPQLWDLRMSSLVRLACGIVRREALAPDGAAPNAPYKSCKQ
- a CDS encoding ComEC/Rec2 family competence protein, whose amino-acid sequence is MAAMFRIEFLAARHGDCVWIEYGDPAHPHRILIDGGPAFAYQALRRRVNRLPRGQRRIDLLIATHIDGDHIEGIIKLLRDRELQLSVSDIWYNGLHQLSGAATSGQRLAQQSYGVVQGEYLSALIRARNIAWNRPFNGGPVMAAPGPLPPLVLPGEASAVILSPAAPQLRRLRLNWDQELLRAGLAPDSTEADMQRLAAIRRLAVPSFASGAALDVEALAAQPFSADRAPANGSSIGLLLEYGAIRCLLPGDAHPQVIEAALKRLPGMRQQARLPLDLVKLPHHGSRGNISPALLHRLCCQRYIISSDGSYFNHPDAEAIARVIVHAPRPLELLFNYRCARTAPWDQPELKARYDFSTRYPEQADAGISIEFTP
- a CDS encoding DUF2288 domain-containing protein; translation: MHTKPENDTELRAKVNSETARLPWSELEKHFAQGNVVFVADELDLVDVAVRISHDDKASIVQWMADGKVMKVSDQQALHWQAADASLWAVVVSPFILVQQEKRVTH